The Enterobacter asburiae genome window below encodes:
- a CDS encoding type 1 fimbrial protein, with product MNNYFARLVAGLGLVVSALSIPAYSATVVDGGVIHFRGAIVADPCEVTPQKQQFAMSCPDNNRMQTRMVSYEEALNGKVSDSNVATLNMKYLNPEKTLAVVEIQYR from the coding sequence ATGAACAACTATTTTGCTCGACTCGTGGCAGGTCTGGGTCTGGTCGTTTCTGCTTTGAGTATCCCGGCTTATTCGGCCACGGTTGTTGACGGCGGTGTCATTCATTTTCGCGGTGCCATTGTCGCCGACCCCTGTGAAGTCACTCCCCAGAAGCAACAGTTTGCCATGTCATGTCCAGATAATAACCGTATGCAAACGCGTATGGTCAGCTATGAAGAGGCGCTTAACGGGAAAGTGAGCGACTCAAACGTGGCAACGCTCAATATGAAATACCTTAATCCTGAAAAAACGCTCGCGGTTGTCGAAATCCAGTATCGCTAA
- the ymdB gene encoding O-acetyl-ADP-ribose deacetylase → MKPQIEIIHGDITTVHVDVIVNAANPSLMGGGGVDGAIHRAAGPQLLEACKTVRQQQGECPPGHAVITLAGNLPARAVIHAVGPVWHGGDHHEASILEEAYRNCLRLAADNGYKTMAFPAISTGVYGYPKAAAATIAVETVYRYLSLKPLPEKVIFVCFDDDTTHLYKRLLTQRRQELES, encoded by the coding sequence ATGAAACCGCAAATTGAAATTATTCATGGCGATATTACGACAGTACACGTCGACGTCATCGTCAATGCGGCCAATCCATCCCTGATGGGAGGGGGCGGCGTGGACGGGGCTATCCACCGGGCTGCCGGACCGCAGCTGCTGGAAGCCTGTAAAACCGTGCGCCAACAGCAGGGCGAATGTCCTCCCGGTCACGCGGTGATTACGCTGGCGGGCAATCTGCCTGCGAGAGCGGTAATTCATGCCGTAGGGCCGGTCTGGCATGGCGGGGATCACCACGAAGCGAGTATTCTGGAAGAGGCGTACCGGAACTGTCTGCGGCTGGCCGCCGACAACGGTTATAAAACGATGGCGTTTCCGGCCATCAGCACCGGCGTGTATGGTTATCCTAAGGCCGCTGCCGCAACGATCGCCGTAGAAACGGTTTACCGCTATTTGTCGTTAAAACCGCTGCCAGAGAAGGTGATTTTTGTCTGTTTCGACGACGACACCACGCATCTTTATAAGCGGCTTCTGACTCAGCGCAGACAAGAGCTGGAGAGCTGA
- the mdoC gene encoding glucans biosynthesis protein MdoC has product MSTTPTEREYFLDSIRAWLMLLGIPFHISLIYSSHTWHVNSQMPSWWLTLFNDFIHAFRMQVFFVISGYFSYMLFLRYPLKRWWKVRVERVGIPMLTAIPLLTLPQFIMLQYVKGKAENWPNLSLYEKYNTLVWELVSHLWFLLVLVVLTTVNLLIFSRLRRHLSTKADTFFANVTMGKLSVLFLLLGIAYAAVRRTLLIVYPPILSDGLFNFVVMQSLFYIPFFLIGALAFIHPKLKSLFVTPSPWCALGATLAFAAYLLNQRYGSGDAWMYETESVITMLLGLWMVNVVFALGHRLLNFKSSRVTYFVNASLFIYLVHHPLTLFFGAYITPHIASNTLGFFTGLVFVVGVAIVLYEIHLRIPLLRFLFSGKPQAKAS; this is encoded by the coding sequence ATGAGCACAACACCAACAGAACGTGAATATTTCCTCGACTCGATCAGGGCCTGGCTGATGCTATTGGGGATCCCCTTTCACATTTCACTGATTTACTCCAGCCACACCTGGCATGTGAATAGCCAGATGCCCTCCTGGTGGCTGACGCTGTTTAATGACTTTATTCACGCCTTCCGTATGCAGGTGTTCTTCGTCATATCCGGCTATTTTTCTTACATGCTGTTTCTGCGATACCCGCTCAAGCGCTGGTGGAAAGTGCGTGTAGAACGCGTGGGGATCCCCATGCTGACCGCAATTCCACTGCTGACGCTGCCTCAGTTCATTATGTTGCAATACGTCAAAGGCAAAGCGGAGAACTGGCCGAATCTGTCGCTGTATGAAAAGTACAATACGCTGGTCTGGGAGCTGGTGTCTCACCTGTGGTTCCTGCTGGTCCTGGTGGTGCTCACAACGGTGAACCTGTTGATTTTCAGCCGCCTGCGCCGCCATCTGAGTACAAAAGCCGACACTTTCTTCGCCAACGTTACGATGGGCAAACTGTCAGTGCTCTTCTTACTGTTGGGTATTGCCTATGCCGCCGTGCGACGGACGCTGCTTATCGTCTACCCGCCGATTCTGAGCGACGGGTTATTTAATTTTGTGGTGATGCAGTCCCTGTTCTACATTCCGTTCTTTTTAATCGGCGCGCTGGCTTTTATTCATCCGAAGCTTAAATCGCTGTTTGTCACCCCGTCACCGTGGTGCGCGCTGGGAGCCACCCTCGCATTCGCGGCCTATCTGCTGAATCAGCGCTACGGCAGCGGCGATGCCTGGATGTATGAAACGGAAAGCGTGATCACTATGCTGCTGGGGCTGTGGATGGTGAACGTGGTATTCGCGCTGGGCCATCGCTTGCTGAACTTTAAGTCCAGTCGCGTGACCTACTTCGTTAATGCGTCACTGTTTATCTATCTGGTGCATCACCCGTTAACGCTTTTCTTCGGGGCTTACATCACACCGCACATCGCCTCCAACACGCTGGGCTTCTTTACCGGGCTGGTGTTTGTTGTAGGGGTGGCGATCGTACTCTACGAAATCCATCTGCGGATCCCGCTCCTGCGCTTCCTCTTTTCAGGAAAACCGCAGGCAAAAGCCTCATAA
- the mdoG gene encoding glucans biosynthesis protein MdoG translates to MKHKPQMMKMRWLGAAVVLSLYTSSALAFNIDDVAKQAKSMAGKSYEAPKSNLPSVFRDMKYADYQQIQFNHDKAYWSNIKTPFKLEFYHQGMYFDTPVAINEVTATAVRKIKYSPDYFNFGNVQHDKDTVKDLGFAGFKVLYPINSKDKNDEIVSMLGASYFRVIGAGQVYGLSARGLAIDTALPSGEEFPRFREFWIERPKPTDKRLTIYALLDSPRATGAYRFVIMPGRDTVVDVQSKVYLRDKVGKLGVAPLTSMFLFGPNQPSPATNFRPELHDSNGLSIHAGNGEWIWRPLNNPKHLAVSSFAMENPQGFGLLQRGRQFSRFEDLDDRYDQRPSAWVTPNGDWGKGKVELVEIPTNDETNDNIVAYWTPDQLPEAGKEMNFKYTITFSRDEDKLHAPDNAYVMQTRRSTGDVKQSNLIRQPDGTVAFVVDFTGQDMKKLSPDTAVAAQASIGDNGEIVENTVRYNPVTKGWRLTLRVKVKDPKQTTEMRAALVSNDQPLSETWSYQLPANE, encoded by the coding sequence ATGAAACATAAACCACAGATGATGAAAATGCGTTGGTTGGGTGCTGCAGTGGTGTTATCACTGTATACCTCATCGGCACTGGCCTTTAACATCGACGATGTCGCAAAACAGGCAAAATCGATGGCAGGCAAGAGCTACGAAGCGCCGAAAAGTAACTTGCCCTCCGTTTTCCGCGACATGAAGTATGCGGACTATCAGCAGATCCAGTTCAATCACGACAAAGCGTACTGGAGCAATATTAAAACCCCGTTCAAGCTTGAATTTTATCATCAGGGTATGTACTTCGACACGCCTGTTGCCATCAATGAAGTGACGGCAACCGCGGTACGTAAGATCAAGTACAGCCCGGATTACTTCAATTTTGGCAATGTGCAACACGACAAAGATACGGTGAAAGACCTGGGCTTCGCAGGCTTTAAGGTGCTTTACCCGATCAACAGCAAAGATAAAAACGACGAAATCGTCAGCATGCTTGGAGCCAGCTATTTCCGCGTCATTGGCGCGGGGCAGGTGTACGGGCTTTCTGCGCGTGGTCTGGCTATTGATACCGCGCTGCCATCAGGTGAAGAGTTCCCACGTTTCCGTGAGTTCTGGATTGAACGTCCAAAACCAACGGATAAGCGTCTGACCATTTATGCGCTGCTGGATTCCCCGCGTGCAACCGGTGCCTATCGCTTTGTGATTATGCCGGGTCGTGACACGGTAGTTGACGTGCAGTCCAAGGTTTACCTGCGTGATAAAGTGGGCAAACTGGGCGTTGCGCCGTTGACCAGTATGTTCCTGTTTGGGCCGAACCAGCCGTCACCGGCTACCAACTTCCGCCCGGAACTGCACGACTCCAACGGTCTGTCTATTCATGCCGGCAACGGTGAGTGGATCTGGCGTCCGCTGAATAACCCGAAACATCTGGCGGTTAGCAGCTTCGCAATGGAAAACCCGCAAGGTTTTGGCCTGCTGCAGCGTGGTCGTCAGTTCTCCCGCTTTGAAGATTTGGACGATCGCTATGACCAGCGTCCAAGCGCCTGGGTCACGCCAAACGGTGACTGGGGTAAAGGCAAGGTCGAGCTGGTAGAAATTCCAACCAACGACGAAACCAACGATAACATCGTCGCTTACTGGACGCCGGATCAGCTGCCGGAAGCCGGTAAAGAGATGAACTTCAAGTACACCATTACCTTCAGCCGCGACGAAGATAAGCTGCATGCGCCAGATAACGCGTATGTAATGCAGACTCGCCGCTCAACGGGTGATGTGAAGCAGTCTAATCTTATCCGTCAGCCTGACGGTACCGTGGCGTTTGTCGTGGACTTCACAGGCCAGGATATGAAGAAACTGTCACCGGACACCGCCGTTGCCGCTCAGGCCAGCATCGGTGATAACGGTGAAATCGTTGAGAATACCGTGCGTTACAACCCGGTAACCAAAGGCTGGCGTCTGACCCTGCGCGTGAAAGTGAAAGATCCGAAACAGACCACTGAAATGCGTGCTGCGCTGGTCAGTAACGATCAGCCGCTGAGTGAAACCTGGAGCTATCAGCTACCTGCCAATGAATAA
- the mdoH gene encoding glucans biosynthesis glucosyltransferase MdoH, producing the protein MNNTSEYIDAMPLTDIEKAALPKSDIRAVHTALDGEHHTFSRDDDTPLGSVKARLEQAWPDSLAEGQLIKDDEGRDQLKAMPKATRSSMFPDPWRTNPVGRFWDRLRGRDVTPRYLSRLTKEEQASEQKWRTVGTIRRYILLLLTLAQTVVATWYMKTILPYQGWAFINPTDMMGQDLWVSFMQLLPYILQSGILLLFAVLFCWVSAGFWTALMGFLQLLMGRDKYSISASTVGDEPLNPEHRTALIMPICNEDVDRVFAGLRATWESVKATGNAEHFDVYILSDSYNPDICVAEQKAWMELIAEVQGEGQIFYRRRRRRVKRKSGNIDDFCRRWGNQYSYMVVLDADSVMSGDCLSGLVRLMEANPNAGIIQSSPKASGMDTLYARCQQFATRVYGPLFTAGLHFWQLGESHYWGHNAIIRVKPFIEHCALAPLPGEGSFAGSILSHDFVEAALMRRAGWGVWIAYDLPGSYEELPPNLLDELKRDRRWCHGNLMNFRLFLVKGMHPVHRAVFLTGVMSYLSAPLWFMFLALSTALQVVHALTEPQYFLQPRQLFPVWPQWRPELAIALFASTMVLLFLPKLLSIILIWCKGSKEYGGFFRVTLSLLLEVLFSVLLAPVRMLFHTVFVVSAFLGWEVVWNSPQRDDDSTPWGEAFMRHGSQLLLGLVWAAGMAWLDLRFLFWLAPIVFSLILSPFVSVISSRSTVGLRTKRWKLFLIPEEYSPPQVLVDTDRYLEQNRSRSLDDGFMHAVFNPSFNALATAMATARHRASQVLEIARDRHVEQALNETPEKLNRDRRLVLLSDPVTMARLHYRVWSAPEKYSSWVNYYKDVKLNPLALKAK; encoded by the coding sequence ATGAATAATACATCTGAATATATTGATGCCATGCCGCTGACGGATATCGAAAAAGCGGCACTGCCAAAGAGCGACATCCGCGCGGTTCACACCGCGCTGGATGGTGAACATCATACGTTTTCCCGTGATGATGATACGCCGCTCGGGTCAGTCAAGGCGCGTCTGGAGCAGGCCTGGCCGGACTCGCTGGCGGAAGGGCAGTTGATTAAAGACGATGAAGGACGCGATCAGCTTAAGGCGATGCCGAAGGCTACGCGTTCCTCAATGTTCCCCGATCCATGGCGCACCAACCCGGTGGGTCGCTTCTGGGATCGCCTGCGCGGGCGTGATGTGACGCCGCGCTATCTGTCGCGCCTGACGAAAGAAGAGCAGGCGTCCGAACAGAAATGGCGTACCGTCGGGACAATCCGTCGCTATATCCTGCTGCTTCTGACGCTGGCGCAGACCGTCGTCGCGACCTGGTATATGAAAACCATCCTGCCTTACCAGGGCTGGGCGTTTATCAATCCGACGGACATGATGGGCCAGGATCTCTGGGTCTCCTTCATGCAGCTGCTGCCGTATATCCTGCAGAGCGGCATTCTCCTGCTGTTCGCGGTTCTCTTCTGCTGGGTCTCGGCCGGTTTCTGGACCGCGCTGATGGGCTTCCTGCAGCTGCTCATGGGGCGTGACAAATACAGCATTTCAGCGTCAACGGTCGGGGATGAACCCCTCAATCCCGAGCACCGTACCGCGCTGATTATGCCTATCTGTAACGAAGACGTTGACCGCGTATTTGCGGGCCTGCGTGCGACCTGGGAGTCCGTGAAGGCGACCGGCAACGCGGAGCATTTTGACGTTTACATCCTGAGCGACAGCTACAACCCGGATATCTGCGTTGCGGAACAAAAAGCGTGGATGGAGCTGATTGCAGAAGTGCAGGGCGAAGGCCAGATCTTCTACCGCCGCCGCCGTCGTCGCGTGAAGCGTAAAAGCGGTAACATCGATGACTTCTGCCGTCGCTGGGGTAACCAGTACAGCTACATGGTGGTGCTGGATGCTGACTCCGTCATGAGCGGAGACTGCCTGAGCGGTCTGGTGCGCCTGATGGAAGCCAACCCGAACGCGGGTATCATTCAGTCTTCGCCAAAAGCGTCCGGTATGGACACGCTGTATGCGCGCTGCCAGCAGTTCGCCACCCGTGTTTACGGGCCGCTGTTTACGGCCGGTTTGCACTTTTGGCAGCTGGGTGAATCGCACTACTGGGGCCACAACGCCATTATCCGCGTGAAGCCGTTCATTGAGCACTGTGCGCTGGCGCCGCTGCCGGGCGAGGGTTCGTTTGCCGGTTCTATTCTGTCGCACGACTTCGTAGAAGCGGCGCTGATGCGTCGTGCTGGCTGGGGCGTCTGGATTGCCTACGACCTGCCGGGATCGTACGAAGAGCTGCCTCCAAACCTGCTGGACGAGCTCAAACGTGACCGCCGCTGGTGTCACGGTAACCTGATGAACTTCCGCCTGTTCCTGGTAAAAGGGATGCACCCGGTTCACCGTGCGGTATTCCTGACCGGCGTGATGTCCTATCTCTCTGCACCGCTGTGGTTTATGTTCCTGGCGCTGTCGACTGCCTTACAGGTGGTTCATGCCCTGACGGAGCCGCAATACTTCCTGCAACCGCGGCAGCTGTTCCCGGTGTGGCCGCAGTGGCGTCCGGAGCTGGCGATTGCGCTGTTTGCCTCCACCATGGTGCTGCTGTTCCTGCCTAAACTGCTCAGCATCATCCTGATCTGGTGCAAAGGCTCGAAAGAGTACGGCGGTTTCTTCCGCGTGACCCTTTCACTGCTGCTGGAAGTGCTGTTCTCCGTCCTGCTGGCGCCGGTACGTATGCTGTTCCACACCGTGTTTGTGGTCAGTGCGTTCCTGGGCTGGGAAGTGGTCTGGAACTCACCGCAGCGTGACGACGACTCCACGCCGTGGGGTGAAGCCTTTATGCGCCACGGTTCTCAGCTGCTGCTGGGTCTGGTGTGGGCGGCCGGGATGGCCTGGCTGGATCTGCGCTTCCTGTTCTGGCTGGCGCCGATTGTCTTCTCGCTGATCCTGTCGCCGTTTGTGTCCGTGATTTCCAGCCGTTCAACGGTGGGGCTGCGAACCAAACGCTGGAAGCTGTTCCTGATCCCGGAAGAGTATTCCCCGCCGCAGGTGCTGGTGGATACCGATCGTTACCTGGAACAGAACCGCAGTCGCTCGCTGGATGACGGCTTCATGCACGCCGTGTTTAACCCGTCATTCAACGCCCTGGCAACGGCAATGGCGACGGCGCGTCACCGCGCCAGCCAGGTGCTGGAGATTGCCCGCGATCGTCACGTTGAGCAGGCGCTTAACGAGACCCCGGAAAAACTCAACCGCGACCGTCGTCTGGTGCTGTTGAGCGACCCGGTGACAATGGCGCGTCTTCACTACCGCGTGTGGTCTGCTCCGGAGAAATACTCTTCGTGGGTGAACTACTATAAGGACGTGAAGCTGAACCCGCTCGCCCTGAAGGCGAAGTAA
- a CDS encoding YceK/YidQ family lipoprotein, with protein MRIIIVVMMACLLSGCGSIISRTIPGQGHGNQYYPGVKWDLRDSTWRYLTVLDLPFSLIFDTLLLPIDASHGPYE; from the coding sequence ATGAGAATAATCATCGTCGTTATGATGGCATGCCTGCTCAGCGGCTGCGGCAGTATCATCAGTCGCACCATTCCAGGGCAAGGCCACGGAAATCAGTATTACCCGGGCGTGAAATGGGATCTTCGTGATTCCACATGGCGCTACCTGACCGTGCTCGATCTGCCGTTCTCGCTGATTTTCGACACGCTGTTGCTGCCGATCGATGCCAGCCACGGCCCTTACGAATAG
- a CDS encoding MysB family protein, which translates to MTMYATLEEAIDAAREEFLADNPGVEEEDADVQQLNIQKYVLQDGDIMWQAEFFADEGEEGECLPILSGEGAQAVFDGDYDEIELRQEWLEENTLHEWDEGEFQLEPPLDTEEGQTAADEWDER; encoded by the coding sequence ATGACCATGTACGCCACGCTGGAAGAAGCTATTGATGCCGCTCGTGAAGAGTTCCTCGCCGACAATCCCGGCGTTGAAGAAGAAGATGCTGACGTGCAACAGCTTAATATCCAAAAATACGTTCTGCAGGATGGGGATATTATGTGGCAGGCCGAATTCTTTGCCGATGAAGGTGAAGAAGGGGAATGTTTACCGATATTAAGCGGTGAAGGTGCGCAGGCCGTCTTTGATGGCGACTATGACGAAATCGAACTTCGGCAGGAATGGCTGGAAGAGAACACCCTGCACGAGTGGGATGAGGGTGAGTTTCAGCTCGAGCCGCCGCTGGATACGGAAGAAGGTCAAACCGCTGCCGATGAGTGGGACGAGCGTTAA
- the mdtG gene encoding multidrug efflux MFS transporter MdtG: MSPSDAPINWKRNLTVAWLGCFLTGAAFSLVMPFLPLYVEQLGVTGHSALNMWSGLVFSITFLFSAMASPFWGGLADRKGRKIMLLRSALGMAIIMALMGVAQNVWQFLILRALLGLLGGFIPNANALIATQIPRHKSGWALGTLSTGGVSGALLGPLAGGLLADNYGLRPVFFITASVLFLCFIVTLLCIRENFTPVAKKEMLHAREVLTSLKNPRLVLSLFVTTMIIQVATGSIAPILTLYVRDLAGNVSNIAFISGLIASVPGVAALLSAPRLGKLGDRVGPEKILICALVISVLLLIPMSMVQTPWQLGVLRFLLGAADGALLPAVQTLLVYNSTNQIAGRIFSYNQSFRDIGNVTGPLLGAGISASFGFRAVFIVTAGVVLFNAIYSWFSLSRALRPVTE, from the coding sequence ATGTCACCCTCAGACGCCCCCATAAACTGGAAGCGCAACCTCACGGTTGCGTGGCTTGGCTGTTTTCTTACCGGCGCGGCCTTTAGCCTGGTTATGCCCTTCCTGCCGCTCTACGTCGAACAGCTTGGCGTGACGGGCCACAGCGCGCTCAATATGTGGTCCGGTCTGGTATTCAGCATCACGTTTCTCTTTTCCGCGATGGCCTCACCGTTCTGGGGAGGCCTTGCGGACCGCAAGGGGCGTAAAATCATGCTGCTGCGTTCGGCGCTGGGGATGGCCATTATCATGGCGCTGATGGGCGTGGCGCAGAACGTCTGGCAGTTTCTGATCCTGCGCGCGCTGCTGGGCCTGCTGGGGGGATTTATTCCCAACGCGAATGCCCTGATTGCCACGCAAATTCCCCGCCATAAAAGCGGCTGGGCGCTAGGCACGCTCTCAACCGGCGGCGTGAGCGGTGCCCTGCTGGGACCGCTGGCCGGTGGACTCCTGGCCGATAACTATGGCCTGCGGCCAGTTTTCTTTATCACCGCCAGCGTGTTGTTCCTTTGCTTTATCGTCACCCTGCTCTGTATTCGTGAAAACTTCACGCCTGTCGCCAAAAAAGAGATGCTCCACGCCAGGGAAGTGCTGACCTCACTTAAAAATCCCAGACTGGTGCTGAGCCTGTTCGTGACGACAATGATTATCCAGGTAGCTACCGGGTCGATTGCCCCTATTCTGACGCTGTACGTTCGCGACCTGGCGGGTAACGTCAGCAATATTGCGTTCATCAGCGGGCTGATTGCCTCCGTACCCGGCGTGGCGGCGCTGCTGAGCGCCCCGAGACTGGGAAAACTGGGGGACCGGGTGGGTCCCGAGAAAATCCTGATCTGCGCCCTGGTGATTTCCGTCCTGCTGCTTATCCCGATGTCGATGGTGCAAACGCCATGGCAGCTGGGCGTCCTGCGCTTTTTGCTGGGAGCCGCCGACGGCGCGCTGCTGCCCGCCGTACAGACCCTGCTGGTCTACAACTCCACGAACCAGATCGCCGGGCGTATTTTCAGCTACAACCAGTCATTCCGCGATATCGGTAACGTCACCGGACCGCTGCTCGGAGCCGGGATCTCCGCCAGCTTTGGTTTTCGCGCCGTCTTTATCGTGACGGCGGGCGTCGTATTGTTCAATGCCATTTATTCATGGTTCAGTTTATCCCGCGCGCTGCGGCCCGTGACGGAATAA
- a CDS encoding Kdo(2)-lipid IV(A) acyltransferase — translation MTQLPKFTAALLHPRYWLTWLGIGFLWLLVQLPYPVIFRLGKFLGRFAQLFMKRRARIAYRNLELCFPQMSEPERHDMVAKNFESVGMGLMETGMAWFWPDKRMARWSEVTGTGMEPVHTLQANQTGVLLIGVHFLTLEIGARMFGMQAPGIGVYRPNDNPVIDLIQTNGRMRSNKSMIDRKDLKGMIRALKSGEVVWYAPDHDYGPQASVFVPFFAVEEAATTTGTWMLARMSKAAIVPFVPRRKPDGSGYELMMLEPELAPPLDDAETTARWMNSVVEKCIMLAPEQYMWLHRRFKTRPQGTPSRY, via the coding sequence ATGACCCAGTTACCAAAATTTACTGCCGCCCTTTTGCATCCCCGTTATTGGTTGACCTGGCTTGGCATCGGCTTTTTATGGCTTCTGGTACAGCTTCCCTACCCTGTTATTTTTCGGTTGGGTAAATTTCTGGGCCGTTTCGCGCAACTGTTTATGAAGCGTCGCGCCAGAATCGCGTACCGCAATCTTGAGCTGTGTTTTCCGCAAATGAGCGAGCCAGAGCGTCACGATATGGTCGCGAAGAATTTCGAATCCGTCGGGATGGGGCTTATGGAGACCGGCATGGCGTGGTTCTGGCCGGACAAACGCATGGCCCGCTGGAGCGAGGTGACGGGAACCGGCATGGAGCCGGTGCATACGCTTCAGGCCAACCAGACGGGCGTTTTGCTGATCGGCGTCCATTTCCTGACGCTGGAAATCGGGGCGCGCATGTTCGGCATGCAGGCGCCTGGCATTGGCGTTTATCGTCCTAACGATAATCCGGTCATCGATTTAATCCAGACCAACGGCCGCATGCGCTCCAACAAAAGCATGATCGACCGTAAGGATCTCAAGGGGATGATCCGCGCGCTGAAATCCGGCGAAGTGGTCTGGTATGCCCCCGACCACGACTATGGCCCACAGGCCAGCGTATTTGTTCCCTTCTTCGCCGTTGAAGAGGCCGCAACAACGACCGGTACCTGGATGCTGGCGCGCATGTCCAAAGCCGCCATCGTGCCTTTTGTTCCCCGCCGTAAGCCGGATGGTTCAGGCTATGAACTGATGATGCTGGAGCCGGAACTCGCGCCGCCGCTCGACGATGCGGAAACCACCGCGCGCTGGATGAACAGCGTTGTGGAGAAGTGCATCATGCTGGCGCCCGAGCAGTATATGTGGCTGCACCGCCGTTTTAAAACGCGTCCACAAGGCACGCCGTCCCGCTATTAA
- the trhO gene encoding oxygen-dependent tRNA uridine(34) hydroxylase TrhO, which translates to MPVLHNRVSNEMLKARMLAETEPRTTISFYKYFTIDDPQATRDALYQAFTALNVFGRVYLAREGINAQISVPESKVSAFRDALYHFDPALDGLRLNIALDDDGKSFWVLRMKVRERIVADGIDDPAFNAADVGEYLKAAEVNAMLDDPDAVFIDMRNHYEYEVGHFENAMEIPADTFREQLPKAVEMMQEHKDKKIVMYCTGGIRCEKASAWMKHNGFNKVWHIEGGIIEYARRAREQGLPVRFIGKNFVFDERMGERISEDVIAHCHQCGAPCDTHTNCKNDGCHLLFIQCPACAEKFNGCCSELCSEESILPEEEQRRRRAGRENGNKIFNKSRGRLNTKLGIPDPE; encoded by the coding sequence ATGCCAGTGTTACACAACCGCGTGTCGAATGAGATGTTGAAAGCGCGCATGTTGGCTGAAACCGAACCGCGCACAACTATCTCTTTCTATAAATACTTCACGATCGACGATCCGCAGGCGACCCGCGATGCGCTTTATCAGGCGTTCACGGCCCTGAACGTCTTCGGCCGCGTCTACCTTGCCCGTGAAGGCATCAACGCGCAAATTAGCGTACCGGAAAGCAAAGTCAGCGCCTTCCGCGACGCTCTTTATCACTTCGATCCGGCCCTCGACGGCTTACGCCTGAACATTGCCCTGGACGATGACGGGAAATCCTTCTGGGTGCTGCGCATGAAGGTGCGTGAACGCATCGTGGCGGACGGTATCGACGATCCTGCGTTTAACGCGGCGGATGTCGGTGAATATCTCAAGGCTGCGGAAGTGAATGCGATGCTGGACGATCCGGATGCCGTGTTCATTGATATGCGTAACCACTATGAGTACGAAGTGGGGCATTTTGAGAACGCGATGGAAATCCCGGCCGACACCTTCCGCGAGCAGCTGCCCAAAGCGGTTGAGATGATGCAGGAACATAAAGATAAAAAGATCGTTATGTACTGCACCGGCGGTATCCGCTGTGAGAAAGCCAGCGCGTGGATGAAGCACAACGGCTTTAATAAGGTCTGGCATATTGAAGGCGGCATTATCGAGTACGCCCGCCGCGCCCGCGAGCAGGGGTTACCGGTGCGCTTTATCGGGAAAAACTTTGTCTTTGACGAGCGTATGGGTGAGCGTATCTCGGAAGACGTTATTGCCCACTGCCACCAGTGCGGCGCACCGTGCGATACCCACACCAACTGCAAAAACGACGGGTGTCATCTGCTGTTCATTCAGTGCCCGGCCTGTGCCGAGAAGTTTAACGGCTGCTGTAGCGAACTGTGCAGCGAAGAGAGCATCCTGCCGGAAGAAGAACAGCGTCGCCGTCGCGCAGGACGTGAAAACGGCAACAAGATTTTCAATAAATCACGCGGCCGTCTGAATACCAAACTGGGTATCCCTGACCCGGAATGA